Proteins from one Neodiprion fabricii isolate iyNeoFabr1 chromosome 5, iyNeoFabr1.1, whole genome shotgun sequence genomic window:
- the LOC124182297 gene encoding zinc transporter foi isoform X3, which yields MYGVFLSRDNGSTIMIDVMSQNFVTVCVVCVLCAAHAPCSAHTDGQISRLSSLPGPLDLIDSANDDRLQPLKHQISSREIGRIKNMKDAFDPLESEPGGHELRLRKRRHTDDDDDESNFTKRIFRDYGNGDSMTIEGFERLLQKLRLQEDDNCTSVQSDKFSRIDDDNLTNNTSQPNNGLNKSAKNQRCLRSKELLDKFAGNNSHWSESDNNTTLPGWLLERICPALVYQLANSDPSGCIQFPENLSTVAGMTVGNESEANSMSQHMWQVWIWSSLSILIISLCGLLGVVVIPVMNKTYYHQFIQFLVALAVGTLCGDALIHLLPHAMMSSGHEHDHHSGSGHEEPLSNTKHDHDTNMWKGFVAMMGLVLFFFTEKALTMIAEWRKSHQRRTKLPARVKVMREPADTTGNSSSSDKHCKHKYSSYPYCYGEITTETQDNHHNRQHNNHQITAAVVEEEKPLTSNSNAILKSADDDVDKRQDEDWKMDEAIINHANKNSENNDPSVNEVESYTVIIREHETKHHGHTHSHGHVHSAPESMSSVAWMVIMGDGLHNFTDGMAIGAAFAANIPGGFSTAIAVLCHELPHELGDFAVLLKAGMSAKQAVFYNLLSSVLCLFGMVFGILLGADPSATSWIFAAAAGMFIYIALVDMIPELTSSHSAEGGSQWQCVLQAMGLATGLGIMLIIALYEHDLKQIFQD from the exons ATGTACGGTGTATTCTTGTCTCGAGATAACGGATCAACGATAAT GATTGACGTAATGTCTCAAAACTTCGTTACGGTCTGCGTCGTCTGCGTTTTGTGCGCTGCACACGCTCCGTGTTCTGCCCACACCGATGGACAAATTTCACGCCTCTCTTCCTTGCCAGGACCACTGGATCTCATAGATTCAGCCAACGATGATCGTTTGCAGCCGTTGAAACACCAAATTAGTTCAAGAGAAATaggtagaataaaaaatatgaaggaTGCGTTTGACCCGCTTGAATCGGAACCCGGTGGTCATGAACTTAGGCTCAGGAAACGGAGACACacagatgatgatgatgatgagtCTAATTTCACAAAGAGAATTTTCAGGGATTATGGAAATGGAGATAGCATGACAATTGAAGGGTTCGAAAGGCTACTACAAAAACTCAGACTTCAGGAAGATGACAATTGTACATCGGTCCAAAGTGATAAATTTAGTAGAATtg ATGATGATAACCTCACGAATAACACTTCTCAACCTAACAATGGACTTAATAAAAGTGCCAAAAACCAAAGG TGCCTCAGAAGCAAAGAATTGCTGGATAAGTTTGCCGGCAACAATTCTCACTGGTCGGAAAGTGACAATAACACCACATTGCCTGGTTGGCTTTTGGAAAGGATTTGCCCTGCCCTAGTTTATCAATTAGCAAACTCTGATCCGAGCGGGTGTATCCAATTCCCTGAGAATTTATCTACCGTTGCAGGCATGACCGTAGGAAACGAATCCGAGGCAAATTCAATGTCTCAACACATGTGGCAAG TTTGGATTTGGTCTTCACTAAGTATTCTAATTATAAGCCTATGCGGCTTGCTCGGAGTAGTCGTGATTCCGGTCATGAATAAAACTTACTACCACCAGTTTATACAGTTCCTGGTTGCGCTCGCTGTCGGAACACTCTGCGGCGATGCTTTGATACATCTTCTGCCACAT GCCATGATGTCCTCGGGACATGAGCATGACCACCATAGTGGTTCCGGGCATGAAGAGCCATTGTCGAATACAAAACATGACCATGATACCAATATGTGGAAAGGTTTTGTGGCAATGATGGGATTggtgcttttcttttttactgaaaaagcTCTAACTATGATCGCCGAATGGAGGAAATCTCACCAGCGTCGTACCAAg TTACCTGCACGTGTTAAAGTGATGCGCGAGCCTGCCGACACAACTGGCAATAGTTCGAGCAGCGACAAACATTGTAAACACAAGTATTCATCCTACCCATACTGCTACGGCGAAATCACAACAGAAACTCAAG aCAATCATCATAATCGTCAGCACAACAATCACCAAATAACGGCAGCAGTTGTAGAGGAAGAAAAACCTCTTACGTCCAATAGCAATGCTATCTTGAAATCAGCCGATGATGATGTTGATAAAAGGCAGGACGAAGATTGGAAGATGGACGAGGCTATAATCAATCACGCGAATAAGAATAGCGAAAACAACGATCCGTCTGTGAATGAGGTTGAGAGCTACACGGTCATTATTCGTGAACATGAAACGAAACATCACGGTCACACGCATTCGCACG GTCACGTACACTCGGCTCCTGAATCGATGTCCAGCGTTGCATGGATGGTCATCATGGGTGATGGCCTGCACAATTTTACCGATGGTATGGCCATTGGTGCAGCTTTTGCAGCTAACATTCCCGGCGGATTTTCAACGGCTATTGCAGTATTGTGTCACGAATTGCCTCATGAACTGG GCGATTTTGCCGTTCTACTGAAGGCTGGGATGAGCGCTAAACAGGCAGTCTTCTATAATCTATTATCTTCCGTGCTCTGTCTGTTTGGAATGGTGTTTGGGATACTATTAGGTGCCGATCCATCAGCGACAAGCTGGATCTTTGCAGCTGCTGCTGGAATGTTCATCTACATTGCTTTAGTGGATATG ATACCGGAATTGACATCGAGTCACTCGGCGGAAGGAGGCTCGCAGTGGCAGTGCGTTCTACAAGCGATGGGACTAGCAACGGGACTTGGCATAATGTTGATCATTGCTTTATACGAGCATGATTTGAAGCAGATATTTCAAGATTAG
- the LOC124182297 gene encoding zinc transporter foi isoform X4, with protein sequence MIDVMSQNFVTVCVVCVLCAAHAPCSAHTDGQISRLSSLPGPLDLIDSANDDRLQPLKHQISSREIGRIKNMKDAFDPLESEPGGHELRLRKRRHTDDDDDESNFTKRIFRDYGNGDSMTIEGFERLLQKLRLQEDDNCTSVQSDKFSRIDDDNLTNNTSQPNNGLNKSAKNQRCLRSKELLDKFAGNNSHWSESDNNTTLPGWLLERICPALVYQLANSDPSGCIQFPENLSTVAGMTVGNESEANSMSQHMWQVWIWSSLSILIISLCGLLGVVVIPVMNKTYYHQFIQFLVALAVGTLCGDALIHLLPHAMMSSGHEHDHHSGSGHEEPLSNTKHDHDTNMWKGFVAMMGLVLFFFTEKALTMIAEWRKSHQRRTKLPARVKVMREPADTTGNSSSSDKHCKHKYSSYPYCYGEITTETQDNHHNRQHNNHQITAAVVEEEKPLTSNSNAILKSADDDVDKRQDEDWKMDEAIINHANKNSENNDPSVNEVESYTVIIREHETKHHGHTHSHGHVHSAPESMSSVAWMVIMGDGLHNFTDGMAIGAAFAANIPGGFSTAIAVLCHELPHELGDFAVLLKAGMSAKQAVFYNLLSSVLCLFGMVFGILLGADPSATSWIFAAAAGMFIYIALVDMIPELTSSHSAEGGSQWQCVLQAMGLATGLGIMLIIALYEHDLKQIFQD encoded by the exons AT GATTGACGTAATGTCTCAAAACTTCGTTACGGTCTGCGTCGTCTGCGTTTTGTGCGCTGCACACGCTCCGTGTTCTGCCCACACCGATGGACAAATTTCACGCCTCTCTTCCTTGCCAGGACCACTGGATCTCATAGATTCAGCCAACGATGATCGTTTGCAGCCGTTGAAACACCAAATTAGTTCAAGAGAAATaggtagaataaaaaatatgaaggaTGCGTTTGACCCGCTTGAATCGGAACCCGGTGGTCATGAACTTAGGCTCAGGAAACGGAGACACacagatgatgatgatgatgagtCTAATTTCACAAAGAGAATTTTCAGGGATTATGGAAATGGAGATAGCATGACAATTGAAGGGTTCGAAAGGCTACTACAAAAACTCAGACTTCAGGAAGATGACAATTGTACATCGGTCCAAAGTGATAAATTTAGTAGAATtg ATGATGATAACCTCACGAATAACACTTCTCAACCTAACAATGGACTTAATAAAAGTGCCAAAAACCAAAGG TGCCTCAGAAGCAAAGAATTGCTGGATAAGTTTGCCGGCAACAATTCTCACTGGTCGGAAAGTGACAATAACACCACATTGCCTGGTTGGCTTTTGGAAAGGATTTGCCCTGCCCTAGTTTATCAATTAGCAAACTCTGATCCGAGCGGGTGTATCCAATTCCCTGAGAATTTATCTACCGTTGCAGGCATGACCGTAGGAAACGAATCCGAGGCAAATTCAATGTCTCAACACATGTGGCAAG TTTGGATTTGGTCTTCACTAAGTATTCTAATTATAAGCCTATGCGGCTTGCTCGGAGTAGTCGTGATTCCGGTCATGAATAAAACTTACTACCACCAGTTTATACAGTTCCTGGTTGCGCTCGCTGTCGGAACACTCTGCGGCGATGCTTTGATACATCTTCTGCCACAT GCCATGATGTCCTCGGGACATGAGCATGACCACCATAGTGGTTCCGGGCATGAAGAGCCATTGTCGAATACAAAACATGACCATGATACCAATATGTGGAAAGGTTTTGTGGCAATGATGGGATTggtgcttttcttttttactgaaaaagcTCTAACTATGATCGCCGAATGGAGGAAATCTCACCAGCGTCGTACCAAg TTACCTGCACGTGTTAAAGTGATGCGCGAGCCTGCCGACACAACTGGCAATAGTTCGAGCAGCGACAAACATTGTAAACACAAGTATTCATCCTACCCATACTGCTACGGCGAAATCACAACAGAAACTCAAG aCAATCATCATAATCGTCAGCACAACAATCACCAAATAACGGCAGCAGTTGTAGAGGAAGAAAAACCTCTTACGTCCAATAGCAATGCTATCTTGAAATCAGCCGATGATGATGTTGATAAAAGGCAGGACGAAGATTGGAAGATGGACGAGGCTATAATCAATCACGCGAATAAGAATAGCGAAAACAACGATCCGTCTGTGAATGAGGTTGAGAGCTACACGGTCATTATTCGTGAACATGAAACGAAACATCACGGTCACACGCATTCGCACG GTCACGTACACTCGGCTCCTGAATCGATGTCCAGCGTTGCATGGATGGTCATCATGGGTGATGGCCTGCACAATTTTACCGATGGTATGGCCATTGGTGCAGCTTTTGCAGCTAACATTCCCGGCGGATTTTCAACGGCTATTGCAGTATTGTGTCACGAATTGCCTCATGAACTGG GCGATTTTGCCGTTCTACTGAAGGCTGGGATGAGCGCTAAACAGGCAGTCTTCTATAATCTATTATCTTCCGTGCTCTGTCTGTTTGGAATGGTGTTTGGGATACTATTAGGTGCCGATCCATCAGCGACAAGCTGGATCTTTGCAGCTGCTGCTGGAATGTTCATCTACATTGCTTTAGTGGATATG ATACCGGAATTGACATCGAGTCACTCGGCGGAAGGAGGCTCGCAGTGGCAGTGCGTTCTACAAGCGATGGGACTAGCAACGGGACTTGGCATAATGTTGATCATTGCTTTATACGAGCATGATTTGAAGCAGATATTTCAAGATTAG
- the LOC124182297 gene encoding zinc transporter foi isoform X2, with protein sequence MLLACSLRTQCKIVRTTVKYPRDRLCTRIDVMSQNFVTVCVVCVLCAAHAPCSAHTDGQISRLSSLPGPLDLIDSANDDRLQPLKHQISSREIGRIKNMKDAFDPLESEPGGHELRLRKRRHTDDDDDESNFTKRIFRDYGNGDSMTIEGFERLLQKLRLQEDDNCTSVQSDKFSRIDDDNLTNNTSQPNNGLNKSAKNQRCLRSKELLDKFAGNNSHWSESDNNTTLPGWLLERICPALVYQLANSDPSGCIQFPENLSTVAGMTVGNESEANSMSQHMWQVWIWSSLSILIISLCGLLGVVVIPVMNKTYYHQFIQFLVALAVGTLCGDALIHLLPHAMMSSGHEHDHHSGSGHEEPLSNTKHDHDTNMWKGFVAMMGLVLFFFTEKALTMIAEWRKSHQRRTKLPARVKVMREPADTTGNSSSSDKHCKHKYSSYPYCYGEITTETQDNHHNRQHNNHQITAAVVEEEKPLTSNSNAILKSADDDVDKRQDEDWKMDEAIINHANKNSENNDPSVNEVESYTVIIREHETKHHGHTHSHGHVHSAPESMSSVAWMVIMGDGLHNFTDGMAIGAAFAANIPGGFSTAIAVLCHELPHELGDFAVLLKAGMSAKQAVFYNLLSSVLCLFGMVFGILLGADPSATSWIFAAAAGMFIYIALVDMIPELTSSHSAEGGSQWQCVLQAMGLATGLGIMLIIALYEHDLKQIFQD encoded by the exons ATGTTACTTGCGTGCTCTCTGCGTACACAATGCAAAATCGTTAGGACCACCGTCAAATATCCTCGTGACCGACTCTGTACTAG GATTGACGTAATGTCTCAAAACTTCGTTACGGTCTGCGTCGTCTGCGTTTTGTGCGCTGCACACGCTCCGTGTTCTGCCCACACCGATGGACAAATTTCACGCCTCTCTTCCTTGCCAGGACCACTGGATCTCATAGATTCAGCCAACGATGATCGTTTGCAGCCGTTGAAACACCAAATTAGTTCAAGAGAAATaggtagaataaaaaatatgaaggaTGCGTTTGACCCGCTTGAATCGGAACCCGGTGGTCATGAACTTAGGCTCAGGAAACGGAGACACacagatgatgatgatgatgagtCTAATTTCACAAAGAGAATTTTCAGGGATTATGGAAATGGAGATAGCATGACAATTGAAGGGTTCGAAAGGCTACTACAAAAACTCAGACTTCAGGAAGATGACAATTGTACATCGGTCCAAAGTGATAAATTTAGTAGAATtg ATGATGATAACCTCACGAATAACACTTCTCAACCTAACAATGGACTTAATAAAAGTGCCAAAAACCAAAGG TGCCTCAGAAGCAAAGAATTGCTGGATAAGTTTGCCGGCAACAATTCTCACTGGTCGGAAAGTGACAATAACACCACATTGCCTGGTTGGCTTTTGGAAAGGATTTGCCCTGCCCTAGTTTATCAATTAGCAAACTCTGATCCGAGCGGGTGTATCCAATTCCCTGAGAATTTATCTACCGTTGCAGGCATGACCGTAGGAAACGAATCCGAGGCAAATTCAATGTCTCAACACATGTGGCAAG TTTGGATTTGGTCTTCACTAAGTATTCTAATTATAAGCCTATGCGGCTTGCTCGGAGTAGTCGTGATTCCGGTCATGAATAAAACTTACTACCACCAGTTTATACAGTTCCTGGTTGCGCTCGCTGTCGGAACACTCTGCGGCGATGCTTTGATACATCTTCTGCCACAT GCCATGATGTCCTCGGGACATGAGCATGACCACCATAGTGGTTCCGGGCATGAAGAGCCATTGTCGAATACAAAACATGACCATGATACCAATATGTGGAAAGGTTTTGTGGCAATGATGGGATTggtgcttttcttttttactgaaaaagcTCTAACTATGATCGCCGAATGGAGGAAATCTCACCAGCGTCGTACCAAg TTACCTGCACGTGTTAAAGTGATGCGCGAGCCTGCCGACACAACTGGCAATAGTTCGAGCAGCGACAAACATTGTAAACACAAGTATTCATCCTACCCATACTGCTACGGCGAAATCACAACAGAAACTCAAG aCAATCATCATAATCGTCAGCACAACAATCACCAAATAACGGCAGCAGTTGTAGAGGAAGAAAAACCTCTTACGTCCAATAGCAATGCTATCTTGAAATCAGCCGATGATGATGTTGATAAAAGGCAGGACGAAGATTGGAAGATGGACGAGGCTATAATCAATCACGCGAATAAGAATAGCGAAAACAACGATCCGTCTGTGAATGAGGTTGAGAGCTACACGGTCATTATTCGTGAACATGAAACGAAACATCACGGTCACACGCATTCGCACG GTCACGTACACTCGGCTCCTGAATCGATGTCCAGCGTTGCATGGATGGTCATCATGGGTGATGGCCTGCACAATTTTACCGATGGTATGGCCATTGGTGCAGCTTTTGCAGCTAACATTCCCGGCGGATTTTCAACGGCTATTGCAGTATTGTGTCACGAATTGCCTCATGAACTGG GCGATTTTGCCGTTCTACTGAAGGCTGGGATGAGCGCTAAACAGGCAGTCTTCTATAATCTATTATCTTCCGTGCTCTGTCTGTTTGGAATGGTGTTTGGGATACTATTAGGTGCCGATCCATCAGCGACAAGCTGGATCTTTGCAGCTGCTGCTGGAATGTTCATCTACATTGCTTTAGTGGATATG ATACCGGAATTGACATCGAGTCACTCGGCGGAAGGAGGCTCGCAGTGGCAGTGCGTTCTACAAGCGATGGGACTAGCAACGGGACTTGGCATAATGTTGATCATTGCTTTATACGAGCATGATTTGAAGCAGATATTTCAAGATTAG
- the LOC124182297 gene encoding zinc transporter foi isoform X1 produces MRFIFLMAYQTSPLLLCASLSVLSVSSIRIDVMSQNFVTVCVVCVLCAAHAPCSAHTDGQISRLSSLPGPLDLIDSANDDRLQPLKHQISSREIGRIKNMKDAFDPLESEPGGHELRLRKRRHTDDDDDESNFTKRIFRDYGNGDSMTIEGFERLLQKLRLQEDDNCTSVQSDKFSRIDDDNLTNNTSQPNNGLNKSAKNQRCLRSKELLDKFAGNNSHWSESDNNTTLPGWLLERICPALVYQLANSDPSGCIQFPENLSTVAGMTVGNESEANSMSQHMWQVWIWSSLSILIISLCGLLGVVVIPVMNKTYYHQFIQFLVALAVGTLCGDALIHLLPHAMMSSGHEHDHHSGSGHEEPLSNTKHDHDTNMWKGFVAMMGLVLFFFTEKALTMIAEWRKSHQRRTKLPARVKVMREPADTTGNSSSSDKHCKHKYSSYPYCYGEITTETQDNHHNRQHNNHQITAAVVEEEKPLTSNSNAILKSADDDVDKRQDEDWKMDEAIINHANKNSENNDPSVNEVESYTVIIREHETKHHGHTHSHGHVHSAPESMSSVAWMVIMGDGLHNFTDGMAIGAAFAANIPGGFSTAIAVLCHELPHELGDFAVLLKAGMSAKQAVFYNLLSSVLCLFGMVFGILLGADPSATSWIFAAAAGMFIYIALVDMIPELTSSHSAEGGSQWQCVLQAMGLATGLGIMLIIALYEHDLKQIFQD; encoded by the exons ATGAGATTTATTTTCCTCATGGCTTATCAGACTTCGCCGCTGTTACTCTGTGCCTCTCTCTCCGTTCTCTCCGTGTCTTCTATCCg GATTGACGTAATGTCTCAAAACTTCGTTACGGTCTGCGTCGTCTGCGTTTTGTGCGCTGCACACGCTCCGTGTTCTGCCCACACCGATGGACAAATTTCACGCCTCTCTTCCTTGCCAGGACCACTGGATCTCATAGATTCAGCCAACGATGATCGTTTGCAGCCGTTGAAACACCAAATTAGTTCAAGAGAAATaggtagaataaaaaatatgaaggaTGCGTTTGACCCGCTTGAATCGGAACCCGGTGGTCATGAACTTAGGCTCAGGAAACGGAGACACacagatgatgatgatgatgagtCTAATTTCACAAAGAGAATTTTCAGGGATTATGGAAATGGAGATAGCATGACAATTGAAGGGTTCGAAAGGCTACTACAAAAACTCAGACTTCAGGAAGATGACAATTGTACATCGGTCCAAAGTGATAAATTTAGTAGAATtg ATGATGATAACCTCACGAATAACACTTCTCAACCTAACAATGGACTTAATAAAAGTGCCAAAAACCAAAGG TGCCTCAGAAGCAAAGAATTGCTGGATAAGTTTGCCGGCAACAATTCTCACTGGTCGGAAAGTGACAATAACACCACATTGCCTGGTTGGCTTTTGGAAAGGATTTGCCCTGCCCTAGTTTATCAATTAGCAAACTCTGATCCGAGCGGGTGTATCCAATTCCCTGAGAATTTATCTACCGTTGCAGGCATGACCGTAGGAAACGAATCCGAGGCAAATTCAATGTCTCAACACATGTGGCAAG TTTGGATTTGGTCTTCACTAAGTATTCTAATTATAAGCCTATGCGGCTTGCTCGGAGTAGTCGTGATTCCGGTCATGAATAAAACTTACTACCACCAGTTTATACAGTTCCTGGTTGCGCTCGCTGTCGGAACACTCTGCGGCGATGCTTTGATACATCTTCTGCCACAT GCCATGATGTCCTCGGGACATGAGCATGACCACCATAGTGGTTCCGGGCATGAAGAGCCATTGTCGAATACAAAACATGACCATGATACCAATATGTGGAAAGGTTTTGTGGCAATGATGGGATTggtgcttttcttttttactgaaaaagcTCTAACTATGATCGCCGAATGGAGGAAATCTCACCAGCGTCGTACCAAg TTACCTGCACGTGTTAAAGTGATGCGCGAGCCTGCCGACACAACTGGCAATAGTTCGAGCAGCGACAAACATTGTAAACACAAGTATTCATCCTACCCATACTGCTACGGCGAAATCACAACAGAAACTCAAG aCAATCATCATAATCGTCAGCACAACAATCACCAAATAACGGCAGCAGTTGTAGAGGAAGAAAAACCTCTTACGTCCAATAGCAATGCTATCTTGAAATCAGCCGATGATGATGTTGATAAAAGGCAGGACGAAGATTGGAAGATGGACGAGGCTATAATCAATCACGCGAATAAGAATAGCGAAAACAACGATCCGTCTGTGAATGAGGTTGAGAGCTACACGGTCATTATTCGTGAACATGAAACGAAACATCACGGTCACACGCATTCGCACG GTCACGTACACTCGGCTCCTGAATCGATGTCCAGCGTTGCATGGATGGTCATCATGGGTGATGGCCTGCACAATTTTACCGATGGTATGGCCATTGGTGCAGCTTTTGCAGCTAACATTCCCGGCGGATTTTCAACGGCTATTGCAGTATTGTGTCACGAATTGCCTCATGAACTGG GCGATTTTGCCGTTCTACTGAAGGCTGGGATGAGCGCTAAACAGGCAGTCTTCTATAATCTATTATCTTCCGTGCTCTGTCTGTTTGGAATGGTGTTTGGGATACTATTAGGTGCCGATCCATCAGCGACAAGCTGGATCTTTGCAGCTGCTGCTGGAATGTTCATCTACATTGCTTTAGTGGATATG ATACCGGAATTGACATCGAGTCACTCGGCGGAAGGAGGCTCGCAGTGGCAGTGCGTTCTACAAGCGATGGGACTAGCAACGGGACTTGGCATAATGTTGATCATTGCTTTATACGAGCATGATTTGAAGCAGATATTTCAAGATTAG
- the LOC124182297 gene encoding zinc transporter foi isoform X5, which translates to MSQNFVTVCVVCVLCAAHAPCSAHTDGQISRLSSLPGPLDLIDSANDDRLQPLKHQISSREIGRIKNMKDAFDPLESEPGGHELRLRKRRHTDDDDDESNFTKRIFRDYGNGDSMTIEGFERLLQKLRLQEDDNCTSVQSDKFSRIDDDNLTNNTSQPNNGLNKSAKNQRCLRSKELLDKFAGNNSHWSESDNNTTLPGWLLERICPALVYQLANSDPSGCIQFPENLSTVAGMTVGNESEANSMSQHMWQVWIWSSLSILIISLCGLLGVVVIPVMNKTYYHQFIQFLVALAVGTLCGDALIHLLPHAMMSSGHEHDHHSGSGHEEPLSNTKHDHDTNMWKGFVAMMGLVLFFFTEKALTMIAEWRKSHQRRTKLPARVKVMREPADTTGNSSSSDKHCKHKYSSYPYCYGEITTETQDNHHNRQHNNHQITAAVVEEEKPLTSNSNAILKSADDDVDKRQDEDWKMDEAIINHANKNSENNDPSVNEVESYTVIIREHETKHHGHTHSHGHVHSAPESMSSVAWMVIMGDGLHNFTDGMAIGAAFAANIPGGFSTAIAVLCHELPHELGDFAVLLKAGMSAKQAVFYNLLSSVLCLFGMVFGILLGADPSATSWIFAAAAGMFIYIALVDMIPELTSSHSAEGGSQWQCVLQAMGLATGLGIMLIIALYEHDLKQIFQD; encoded by the exons ATGTCTCAAAACTTCGTTACGGTCTGCGTCGTCTGCGTTTTGTGCGCTGCACACGCTCCGTGTTCTGCCCACACCGATGGACAAATTTCACGCCTCTCTTCCTTGCCAGGACCACTGGATCTCATAGATTCAGCCAACGATGATCGTTTGCAGCCGTTGAAACACCAAATTAGTTCAAGAGAAATaggtagaataaaaaatatgaaggaTGCGTTTGACCCGCTTGAATCGGAACCCGGTGGTCATGAACTTAGGCTCAGGAAACGGAGACACacagatgatgatgatgatgagtCTAATTTCACAAAGAGAATTTTCAGGGATTATGGAAATGGAGATAGCATGACAATTGAAGGGTTCGAAAGGCTACTACAAAAACTCAGACTTCAGGAAGATGACAATTGTACATCGGTCCAAAGTGATAAATTTAGTAGAATtg ATGATGATAACCTCACGAATAACACTTCTCAACCTAACAATGGACTTAATAAAAGTGCCAAAAACCAAAGG TGCCTCAGAAGCAAAGAATTGCTGGATAAGTTTGCCGGCAACAATTCTCACTGGTCGGAAAGTGACAATAACACCACATTGCCTGGTTGGCTTTTGGAAAGGATTTGCCCTGCCCTAGTTTATCAATTAGCAAACTCTGATCCGAGCGGGTGTATCCAATTCCCTGAGAATTTATCTACCGTTGCAGGCATGACCGTAGGAAACGAATCCGAGGCAAATTCAATGTCTCAACACATGTGGCAAG TTTGGATTTGGTCTTCACTAAGTATTCTAATTATAAGCCTATGCGGCTTGCTCGGAGTAGTCGTGATTCCGGTCATGAATAAAACTTACTACCACCAGTTTATACAGTTCCTGGTTGCGCTCGCTGTCGGAACACTCTGCGGCGATGCTTTGATACATCTTCTGCCACAT GCCATGATGTCCTCGGGACATGAGCATGACCACCATAGTGGTTCCGGGCATGAAGAGCCATTGTCGAATACAAAACATGACCATGATACCAATATGTGGAAAGGTTTTGTGGCAATGATGGGATTggtgcttttcttttttactgaaaaagcTCTAACTATGATCGCCGAATGGAGGAAATCTCACCAGCGTCGTACCAAg TTACCTGCACGTGTTAAAGTGATGCGCGAGCCTGCCGACACAACTGGCAATAGTTCGAGCAGCGACAAACATTGTAAACACAAGTATTCATCCTACCCATACTGCTACGGCGAAATCACAACAGAAACTCAAG aCAATCATCATAATCGTCAGCACAACAATCACCAAATAACGGCAGCAGTTGTAGAGGAAGAAAAACCTCTTACGTCCAATAGCAATGCTATCTTGAAATCAGCCGATGATGATGTTGATAAAAGGCAGGACGAAGATTGGAAGATGGACGAGGCTATAATCAATCACGCGAATAAGAATAGCGAAAACAACGATCCGTCTGTGAATGAGGTTGAGAGCTACACGGTCATTATTCGTGAACATGAAACGAAACATCACGGTCACACGCATTCGCACG GTCACGTACACTCGGCTCCTGAATCGATGTCCAGCGTTGCATGGATGGTCATCATGGGTGATGGCCTGCACAATTTTACCGATGGTATGGCCATTGGTGCAGCTTTTGCAGCTAACATTCCCGGCGGATTTTCAACGGCTATTGCAGTATTGTGTCACGAATTGCCTCATGAACTGG GCGATTTTGCCGTTCTACTGAAGGCTGGGATGAGCGCTAAACAGGCAGTCTTCTATAATCTATTATCTTCCGTGCTCTGTCTGTTTGGAATGGTGTTTGGGATACTATTAGGTGCCGATCCATCAGCGACAAGCTGGATCTTTGCAGCTGCTGCTGGAATGTTCATCTACATTGCTTTAGTGGATATG ATACCGGAATTGACATCGAGTCACTCGGCGGAAGGAGGCTCGCAGTGGCAGTGCGTTCTACAAGCGATGGGACTAGCAACGGGACTTGGCATAATGTTGATCATTGCTTTATACGAGCATGATTTGAAGCAGATATTTCAAGATTAG